One window of Pyrus communis chromosome 12, drPyrComm1.1, whole genome shotgun sequence genomic DNA carries:
- the LOC137709898 gene encoding aspartic proteinase CDR1-like, whose translation MATFALSACNMIHFPLALLAYFTLLTLANSHGFTADLIHRDSPLSPLYNSSVSRYDRLHNAFRRSVTRANHFVKPIITSLSSSSSANIQSRIISSAGEYLMNVSIGTPPVEVLGIADTGSDLIWTQCKPCKQCFNQNPPLFDPKKSSTYRSIPCQSNSCTYLEEASCSTQDNEGHETCDYSYRYGDRSFTRGTLAVETFTVGSTSGRPVSLPKILFGCGHQNGGTFDESGSGLIGLGGGPLSLVSQLTKSTNGGKFSYCLVPLASNSKNPNNNLASKIRFGSAGIVSGAGAVSTPMVAKQPDTFYYLTLEAISVGEKWLAYKTKSSPNCTDDVTVSANEGNIIIDSGTTLTLLPPGFYEDLESALEVAINAERVSDPKGILSLCFRSESDDIGVPVITAHFKGADVKLQAVNTFARIKDDLVCLTMIPSNDVAIFGNLAQINFLVGYDLEERTVSFKPTDCTEH comes from the coding sequence ATGGCGACCTTCGCTCTTtctgcttgcaatatgattcaTTTTCCACTTGCCCTACTAGCATATTTCACTTTGCTCACGCTAGCCAATAGCCACGGTTTCACTGCCGATCTCATACACCGTGATTCTCCGCTCTCTCCCTTGTACAATTCATCCGTCTCTCGTTACGATCGCTTGCATAATGCGTTTCGCCGTTCTGTCACTCGTGCCAATCACTTCGTCAAGCCAATAATCACCTCATTATCGTCGTCGTCATCAGCAAATATCCAGTCCAGAATAATATCAAGTGCTGGAGAATACCTAATGAACGTATCAATTGGGACCCCACCAGTTGAAGTTCTCGGAATAGCTGACACAGGCAGTGATCTCATCTGGACTCAATGCAAGCCATGCAAGCAATGCTTCAACCAAAACCCTCCTCTCTTCGATCCCAAGAAATCGTCAACCTACCGCTCCATCCCGTGTCAGTCCAATTCATGTACTTATCTCGAAGAAGCCTCCTGCAGCACCCAAGACAACGAAGGTCATGAAACGTGTGACTATAGCTATCGTTACGGAGACCGCTCTTTCACCAGAGGGACTCTAGCTGTTGAGACCTTCACCGTTGGCTCAACTTCTGGCCGTCCAGTTTCACTCCCGAAAATTCTCTTCGGTTGTGGACATCAAAATGGTGGCACATTTGATGAGTCCGGTTCTGGCTTGATTGGCCTCGGAGGCGGCCCTCTTTCCCTCGTTTCTCAGCTGACTAAATCGACCAACGGAGGGAAATTTTCCTACTGTTTGGTGCCTCTGGCATCGAATAGTAAGAATCCAAACAATAACTTGGCGAGCAAGATAAGATTTGGCAGTGCTGGCATTGTTTCAGGTGCTGGTGCTGTTTCAACGCCTATGGTTGCTAAACAGCCCGACACTTTCTATTACCTCACCCTCGAGGCCATTAGCGTTGGAGAGAAGTGGTTGGCCTACAAAACCAAATCATCACCGAACTGCACGGATGACGTCACTGTTTCTGCCAATGAGGGCAACATTATCATCGATTCGGGGACTACTTTGACGCTCCTTCCACCTGGATTTTACGAGGATTTGGAATCGGCGTTGGAGGTTGCCATTAACGCAGAGAGGGTTAGTGATCCGAAGGGGATTCTGAGCCTTTGCTTCCGAAGCGAAAGCGATGACATTGGTGTCCCGGTCATAACTGCACATTTCAAGGGTGCGGATGTAAAGTTGCAGGCAGTGAACACATTTGCCAGAATCAAGGACGATTTGGTTTGCTTGACAATGATACCGTCGAATGACGTGGCGATATTTGGTAACTTGGCTCAAATCAACTTCCTGGTGGGATATGACCTTGAAGAAAGAACTGTGTCGTTTAAGCCGACTGATTGCACCGAGCATTGA